CGCGCAGGGCCTGGCCGATCTCGCCCTGACGGATACCGATGACGTCTGGGCCCTGCAGCGCAACAGCCATCGGATCTCGCTCGTGTATCCGCGCCACGGCGACCGGCTCGGGCACGGCACGCTTTTCATCCCCAACACCGTCAGCCTCGTGGCCGGCCGGCCCGACAACCCCGATGCGCAACTCTTCGCCGAGTACCTGCTCAGCAGCGAATGCCAGAAGCTGCTCAACGAGAGCGACTCGCACAACATCCCGATCCTGCCGCGCGAGCAGTTGGATGAGTTCCCGACGGATGCGCGTTACGTCGTGCCCGACCCGCTGATGGTGAACCCGGCCGACGCCGCCGCCGTGATGGACGCGGCCATGCAGGCCGTGGACGCCATCCTGCTGAGTCGCGACCGCTGACACCCGTGCATCCTGTGGAGATGCCCGTCGTCGGCCCGTACCGTTGCCGCATGCCTCTGGTGCTCTACAACACGCTGACCCGCTCGGAGCAGGCCTTCGCACCGGCTCATCCGCCGCGCGTCACGTTCTACTCCTGCGGGCCCACCGTCTACGACTTCGCCCACATCGGCAACTTCCGCTCCTTCCTCGCCGCGGATGTCCTGCGCCGCTACCTCGAGTTCAGCGGCTACCAGGTCCGCCAGGTCATGAACATGACCGACGTGGGGCACATGGTCGATGACGAGGCGGCCGACGGCGGCGGGCCGGACAAACTCGAGATCGCCCGCCAGCGCCTGCTCGAATCGAAGAAGGCGGGCAAGCTCCCACCGGGCGTGAGTCTCGATCCCGACGACCCGTACGCGATCGGCTCGTTCTACGCCGAAGCGTTCCTGGCTGACGCGCGCGTGCTGGGTCTCAAGGTCGCCAGCGAGGTACTTGACGATCCGAGCATCATGCCGCGCCCCACGCAGTATGTGCCGCAGATGATCGCCCTGACGCAGAAGCTCATCGACACCGGGCACGCCTACGTGGCCAGCGACGGCGTGGTCTACTTCGACGTGCAGTCGTTCCCGCAGTACGGCCAACTGTCGGGCAACACCCTCGAACAACTGCGCAGCGGCGCCGGCGGGCGCGTCGATGAAGCGAACCAGGCCGTGAAGAAGCACCCGGCCGACTTCATGCTCTGGAAGCCCGATCCGACGCACCTCATGCGCTGGCCCAGTCCGTGGGGCGAGGGCTATCCCGGCTGGCATCTCGAATGCTCGGCCATGGCGCTGGACCTGCTGGCCCGCGGCGGCGAGGCGACCATCGACCTGCACAGCGGCGGCGAGGACAACATCTTCCCCCACCACGAATGCGAGATCGCCCAGAGCCGCGGCGCCACCGGCGCTGATCACTTCGCCCGCCACTGGTTCCACCCGCGCCATCTCTTCGTCGAAGGACAGAAGATGAGTAAGAGCAAGGGCACGTTCTTCACCGTGCGCGACCTGCTCGCGCGCGGCTACGGGCCCGCCGCCATCCGGCTCGAACTCATCAAGACCCATTACCGCTCCAACGCCAACTTCACCTTCCAGGGGCTCAAGGACACCCAGCGCATGACCCAGCGCTGGCGTGCCTTCGTCGAGCGCGGCGAGTCGAGCGGCTCGGACCGCCCGGCCGACGAGGCGGTGCTGCGCGAGTTCAGCGAGGCGATGGACAGCGATCTCAACATCGCCGGGGCTTTGGGCGCGATAAACAAGTGGATCAGCCAGACGCCAGAGCCGTCGCGCGCCGATGCGGCGATGATGCGCCGCCTCGACAACGTGCTGGGCGTGCTCGAACTGCCCGAGCAGGCCGACGCGGCACTGCTCGATCGCCTCGGCATCGCGCCGACGGGCGAGAGCATCGACGCAGCGCAGGTCGAGCGCCTGATTGCCGAGCGCAACGCCGCCCGGGCCGGTCGCGACTTCAAGCGGGCCGACGCGATCCGCGATGAACTGGCGTCGATGGGTATCGAGATCAAGGATGGCCCGCAGGGCACGATCTGGACCCAGCGGCCGCGCTGAGCCGAACGCACACCTCAGATTCGAGGCGATGAAATGACACTGAACCTGCTGCTGAAAACGAAACTTGTTTCACGGGCCGCGCTCGCGTGCGCGATGATGGCCCTGATCGCCGCCGCACCGGGCTGCAAGAACAACCAGAAGAAGCCGCCCAAGGAAGCTCCGGAGGGAGAAGAGGCGGCGCCGGCCGAGCCCAAGCCCAGCGTCCTGCTGCCCGACCCGCGCAACACCGTGCCCGCCAGCGGCGAGATTCAGCACGTCGCGCTCATCTACAGCGTCTCCGGCCGGCGCATGCTCGGCCACTTCGTGCGCTACGACAACCCCGGCAGCGCGCCCATACTGCTGCTGCTCGATGAGCACGTGGATGCCTGGCTCCAGCAGCGCGCTGAGGCGTATGCGCGGCTGGGCTACAACGTGCTCTGCCCCGATCTCTCCGAACTCGCGGGCGAGACGTTCGATCAGCCCGTGCTCGACAACGTCACCGCAGCCATCGCCGAAGCCGAACGCCAACTCGGCCGCACTCCCGTGGGTCGCTATGCCGCGATCGGCTGGGGCAAGGGCGGCGGACACGCGCTCACGCTGGCCCGCTACATGGACCTCGAAGCGCTGGTCATCTGCTACGGCCCGCTCATCACCACGCCCGAAGCGCTGCAGAAGGTCCGTGAGCCGATCCTGGGGATCTTCGGCCGCCTCGACACCGAGGTGCCGCCCGAGCGGGTCGAAGAATTCCGCGGCATTCTGCAGCGCATGGGCGGCCGCTTCGAAGGCAACGTCTGGAGCGATGAGGGCCACAACTTCATGCGCGCCCCCAACGACCCGACCAACGCCCGCGAGGCGGACGTCGAGATCATCAGCTGGTTGGATACCTACTTCGTGCCCTGAGCGGCCTGCGCTCGTGCGCGGCCCCGCGCCGCGGCGCTATTTCTCCGCGATGAGGTACGACACCCATCCCGCACACACTTCCCCCTTGGTGCTCGGGCGGAAGATGCCGTTGCCTTCGCCGTCTTCATCGCTGCCTTCCCAGTAGACGGTGCTGCGGGCAAAGCCGGCCTCCGCCAGGAGTTCTCGGATCTCGGCGATCGACCACAGTCTCCAGTCGTAACTGAACGCCTTGTTCAGTTTCGTGCCGTCGGGAAAGCGGAAGTGGATGTGGCAGAGCGTCTCGCTGGTGATGGGGTTGAAGTGCGCCTGGTCCCAGACGTAGGTGAAGCCGGCGCACTTGCGCGGCTCCTCCATGACGTCCTGCGCTTCGTAGCCGCCGTAGCAGTCGAGGTAGAACAGTCCGTCGTCCTTGAGCCCGCGCCGAGCGGCCCTGAAGTAATCCAGCAGCATCGCGCGCGATTTGAAGATGAAGTAGCTGAAGTTGAACGCGGCGATCACATCCGCCGGCCTGGCCCGCACCTTCATGACGTCGTCGCAGATGAGTTCAACGCGCGTGCGCTCCTCGTCGCTGAGCCAGGAGAGGTTGTTGGCGATGGCCCATTGCAGCGTCGGGCGGTCGAGATCGACGCCGATGGACTG
This genomic interval from Phycisphaerales bacterium contains the following:
- a CDS encoding cysteine--tRNA ligase, whose product is MPVVGPYRCRMPLVLYNTLTRSEQAFAPAHPPRVTFYSCGPTVYDFAHIGNFRSFLAADVLRRYLEFSGYQVRQVMNMTDVGHMVDDEAADGGGPDKLEIARQRLLESKKAGKLPPGVSLDPDDPYAIGSFYAEAFLADARVLGLKVASEVLDDPSIMPRPTQYVPQMIALTQKLIDTGHAYVASDGVVYFDVQSFPQYGQLSGNTLEQLRSGAGGRVDEANQAVKKHPADFMLWKPDPTHLMRWPSPWGEGYPGWHLECSAMALDLLARGGEATIDLHSGGEDNIFPHHECEIAQSRGATGADHFARHWFHPRHLFVEGQKMSKSKGTFFTVRDLLARGYGPAAIRLELIKTHYRSNANFTFQGLKDTQRMTQRWRAFVERGESSGSDRPADEAVLREFSEAMDSDLNIAGALGAINKWISQTPEPSRADAAMMRRLDNVLGVLELPEQADAALLDRLGIAPTGESIDAAQVERLIAERNAARAGRDFKRADAIRDELASMGIEIKDGPQGTIWTQRPR
- a CDS encoding dienelactone hydrolase family protein — its product is MTLNLLLKTKLVSRAALACAMMALIAAAPGCKNNQKKPPKEAPEGEEAAPAEPKPSVLLPDPRNTVPASGEIQHVALIYSVSGRRMLGHFVRYDNPGSAPILLLLDEHVDAWLQQRAEAYARLGYNVLCPDLSELAGETFDQPVLDNVTAAIAEAERQLGRTPVGRYAAIGWGKGGGHALTLARYMDLEALVICYGPLITTPEALQKVREPILGIFGRLDTEVPPERVEEFRGILQRMGGRFEGNVWSDEGHNFMRAPNDPTNAREADVEIISWLDTYFVP